The following proteins are co-located in the Synechococcus sp. PROS-U-1 genome:
- a CDS encoding chlorophyll a/b-binding protein, whose amino-acid sequence MSDNARFGFVNFAETWNGRLAMLGIVIGLGTELLTGQGILSQIGLG is encoded by the coding sequence ATGTCTGACAACGCACGCTTCGGTTTCGTCAACTTCGCTGAGACCTGGAACGGTCGTCTGGCCATGCTGGGCATCGTGATCGGTCTCGGCACCGAGCTCCTGACCGGCCAGGGCATCCTGTCCCAGATCGGCCTCGGCTGA
- the xseA gene encoding exodeoxyribonuclease VII large subunit, with product MSVDRLPTYSVAELNTAIGSLLERGFAPRFLLEATVSRPQLKKGHLWLTLTDGAASISGVVWASKLAQLSYRPEDGDGVTVVGKLNFWAARASLTVQALDIRPSLSTVLRDFERVRQLLEQQGVIDPNRQRRLPSQPSTIAVLTSVPSSALADMLRTAAERWPMTQLIVVPIPVQGAVASTIIGTLEGLAERTSELGIQALVLARGGGSREDLAVFDDEALCRVLASYPVPVVTGLGHEDDLTVADLVADHRAATPTAAIVALLPDRDAARQGLVQRQSRLREALLGRILRERQRLQDRAFVLEQQSPLERIRRHRHELAQKQLLLKALSPERWLKRGLALISNTAGDTIPDLQSVNIGDQLNIRMSDGTLETRVDQIQRNSPKTTS from the coding sequence TTGAGCGTTGATCGTCTTCCGACTTACTCCGTTGCTGAACTGAACACAGCCATCGGAAGCCTGCTGGAACGTGGCTTCGCGCCCCGTTTTTTGTTGGAGGCAACGGTCTCAAGGCCCCAGCTGAAAAAAGGCCATCTATGGCTGACCCTCACCGACGGCGCCGCCAGCATTTCCGGTGTGGTGTGGGCCTCAAAACTGGCCCAGCTCAGCTACCGACCTGAGGACGGTGACGGCGTCACGGTGGTGGGGAAGCTGAATTTCTGGGCCGCGAGGGCCAGCCTCACCGTTCAGGCACTGGACATCCGCCCCAGCCTGAGCACCGTGCTCAGGGACTTCGAACGGGTGCGTCAGCTGCTGGAACAGCAAGGGGTGATCGACCCCAACCGTCAGCGGCGACTGCCGAGCCAACCATCGACCATTGCGGTGCTCACCAGTGTGCCCAGTTCCGCCCTGGCCGACATGCTGCGCACCGCGGCTGAACGCTGGCCCATGACGCAACTGATCGTGGTACCGATTCCAGTGCAAGGCGCAGTGGCCTCCACGATCATCGGCACCCTGGAGGGTTTGGCAGAACGGACTTCTGAACTAGGAATTCAAGCCCTGGTGCTGGCACGCGGTGGCGGAAGCCGGGAAGACCTGGCGGTGTTCGATGACGAGGCGCTCTGCCGCGTTCTGGCGAGCTATCCAGTGCCTGTGGTGACGGGCCTCGGCCACGAGGATGATCTGACGGTCGCAGATCTGGTCGCGGACCATCGCGCGGCCACCCCCACGGCAGCGATCGTGGCGCTGCTGCCCGACCGCGATGCGGCGCGTCAGGGGCTTGTGCAACGACAGAGCCGATTGAGAGAAGCGCTGCTGGGGCGAATCCTTCGCGAGCGCCAGCGGCTCCAGGATCGGGCCTTTGTGCTTGAACAACAATCTCCCCTCGAGCGAATCAGGCGCCACCGCCATGAGCTGGCGCAGAAACAGCTGTTGCTGAAGGCGCTTTCGCCGGAACGCTGGCTGAAACGCGGGCTTGCCCTTATCAGCAACACCGCCGGCGACACCATCCCAGACCTTCAATCCGTCAATATCGGAGACCAGCTCAACATTCGGATGAGCGACGGAACGCTTGAGACACGGGTCGATCAGATCCAACGCAATTCGCCAAAAACCACCTCCTGA
- the xseB gene encoding exodeoxyribonuclease VII small subunit, producing the protein MSKRQPSKELRDRIEGWRKDAAGLNYEEAMQALDLLLAELQNDSVPLAELQQRVLHGEVYLSRCQSLLDSVEQSIVELDPKSLEATNNA; encoded by the coding sequence ATGAGCAAGCGCCAACCCAGCAAAGAGTTACGCGATCGCATCGAAGGCTGGCGCAAAGATGCCGCTGGCCTGAACTACGAGGAAGCAATGCAGGCCCTTGATCTGCTCCTCGCTGAGCTGCAGAACGACAGCGTGCCTCTGGCGGAATTGCAGCAACGGGTTCTCCACGGTGAGGTTTACCTCAGCCGTTGCCAGAGCCTGCTCGACAGCGTTGAACAATCGATTGTCGAACTCGATCCCAAAAGCCTTGAGGCCACAAACAATGCGTAA
- a CDS encoding DUF2834 domain-containing protein, with protein sequence MRKALPWIYLLLALLGAILPWKANLEFIAEGGGQAFDLARFIADANSTAAARSLSADLLVGASAVTLWICVEGPRQKIKGWWLAIPLSFGVAFACAAPFFLFLRERQLQAQESESTS encoded by the coding sequence ATGCGTAAGGCACTGCCCTGGATCTATCTGCTTCTGGCACTTCTTGGAGCAATCTTGCCGTGGAAAGCCAATCTTGAGTTCATTGCTGAAGGTGGTGGCCAAGCCTTCGATCTGGCGCGGTTCATTGCCGATGCCAACAGCACAGCGGCCGCACGCTCATTGAGCGCCGACCTGCTGGTGGGGGCCAGTGCCGTCACGCTCTGGATCTGTGTGGAAGGTCCGCGTCAGAAAATCAAAGGATGGTGGTTGGCCATTCCCTTGAGCTTCGGCGTGGCATTTGCTTGTGCTGCACCGTTTTTTCTCTTTCTTCGGGAACGTCAGCTGCAAGCTCAGGAATCGGAATCGACATCCTGA
- a CDS encoding YihY/virulence factor BrkB family protein, producing the protein MPRRSFVRKVGGQIWQACQRWNNAECVDLSAAFAYFVLQSFFPLLLIALSVAARVFGETNSLDNVLASVTQVLPPSATNLVDSTLRGLVNQGFGAGILGVVVLLLTASNAYLTLQRGADRLWSDILPEPEIGLPWWKQVVQFCRTRIEAFLTVFAISVLIVFQQLVLSIRQLPEDILGVLDGFIPGLMALVRSSPILPLGRILVPALILSLMALLLQVVLPSRRVPRAPLIPGALLIGFGLAFLNKILSLSIVSLGNRYQAYGVIGGVLVLTLWVWLVGVILYFGQCLSVELAAVRLGKLRLGEPNNLTP; encoded by the coding sequence GTGCCAAGACGTTCGTTTGTTCGAAAGGTAGGGGGGCAGATATGGCAAGCCTGTCAGCGCTGGAATAATGCTGAATGTGTGGATTTGAGTGCTGCTTTTGCCTACTTTGTGCTGCAGTCTTTTTTCCCACTCTTGCTGATCGCGTTGTCAGTTGCGGCCAGGGTGTTTGGCGAAACTAACAGTTTGGATAATGTTTTGGCGTCGGTCACCCAGGTCTTGCCGCCTTCAGCAACCAACCTGGTGGATTCCACCTTGCGTGGGTTGGTGAACCAAGGCTTTGGTGCTGGAATTCTCGGTGTGGTTGTTCTGCTCCTTACAGCGAGTAATGCGTATCTGACCCTGCAGCGTGGAGCTGATCGGCTTTGGTCGGACATTCTTCCAGAGCCTGAAATCGGCCTGCCTTGGTGGAAGCAAGTGGTGCAGTTCTGCAGGACGCGCATAGAGGCTTTTTTGACGGTCTTTGCGATATCAGTACTGATCGTCTTTCAGCAATTGGTGCTCAGCATCCGACAGCTTCCGGAAGACATCCTTGGCGTTCTTGATGGTTTTATTCCAGGGTTGATGGCTCTTGTGCGATCCAGCCCCATTCTTCCGCTCGGGCGGATTCTTGTTCCAGCCCTGATTCTGTCGCTGATGGCGTTGCTGCTTCAGGTGGTGCTGCCTAGCCGCCGTGTTCCAAGAGCGCCCTTGATTCCTGGTGCCTTGTTGATTGGTTTTGGTTTGGCCTTTCTCAATAAAATACTCAGCTTAAGTATTGTTTCTCTTGGCAATCGTTATCAGGCTTATGGCGTTATCGGTGGCGTTTTGGTTTTAACGCTCTGGGTTTGGTTGGTGGGTGTCATTCTCTATTTTGGCCAATGTTTAAGTGTGGAATTAGCGGCGGTTCGTCTTGGCAAGCTTCGGCTCGGGGAACCGAACAACCTGACACCTTGA